A DNA window from Fragaria vesca subsp. vesca linkage group LG3, FraVesHawaii_1.0, whole genome shotgun sequence contains the following coding sequences:
- the LOC101306313 gene encoding mitogen-activated protein kinase 3-like, which translates to MADHLPSGNGDFPAVPSHGGQYIQYNIFGNLFEITNKYRPPIMPIGRGAYGIVCSVLNSETNEMVAIKKIANAFDNHMDAKRTLREIKLLRHLDHENVVAIRDVIPPPVRREFSDVYIAAELMDTDLHQIIRSNQGLSEEHCQYFLYQILRGLKYIHSANVIHRDLKPSNLLLNANCDLKICDFGLARPTAENELLTEYVVTRWYRAPELLLNSSDYTAAIDVWSVGCIFMELMNRKPLFPGKDHVNQMRLLTELLGTPTESDLGFVRNEDARRYIRQLPQFPRQQMVKLFPHVHPLAIDLVDRMLTFDPTKRITVEEALAHPYLERLHDVADEPICTVPFSFDFEQQSLGEEQMKDMIYREAIAFNPEYA; encoded by the exons ATGGCTGACCACCTCCCCTCCGGCAACGGCGACTTCCCGGCGGTTCCGTCGCACGGCGGCCAGTACATTCAGTACAACATTTTCGGGAACCTCTTCGAGATCACCAACAAGTACCGCCCTCCGATCATGCCGATCGGCCGCGGCGCATACGGCATCGTCTG CTCGGTGTTGAATTCGGAGACGAACGAGATGGTGGCGATCAAGAAAATCGCCAACGCTTTTGATAATCACATGGACGCCAAGCGCACGCTCCGTGAGATTAAGCTGCTTCGTCATTTGGATCATGAAAAT GTCGTAGCTATTAGGGATGTGATTCCTCCACCTGTTAGGAGGGAATTTTCAGACGTATACATTGCCGCGGAACTCATGGATACTGATCTTCATCAGATTATTCGCTCGAATCAAGGTTTATCTGAAGAGCATTGTCAG TACTTCTTGTATCAGATTCTTCGAGGACTGAAGTATATACATTCGGCAAATGTTATTCATAGAGACTTGAAGCCGAGCAACCTGTTGTTGAATGCTAACTGTGACCTGAAGATATGTGATTTTGGCCTTGCCCGTCCGACTGCTGAGAATGAGTTATTGACTGAGTATGTTGTCACTAGATGGTACAGGGCACCTGAGCTATTGTTGAACTCTTCTGACTATACTGCAGCAATAGATGTTTGGTCTGTGGGTTGTATATTTATGGAGCTTATGAATAGAAAGCCTCTATTTCCTGGCAAAGATCATGTGAATCAGATGCGCCTACTGACAGAG CTTCTTGGGACACCAACTGAGTCTGATCTTGGGTTTGTTCGAAATGAGGATGCCAGAAGATATATTCGACAGCTTCCCCAATTTCCTCGTCAGCAAATGGTGAAGCTTTTCCCACATGTTCATCCATTGGCCATTGATTTAGTGGATAGAATGTTAACATTTGATCCCACTAAAAGGATAACAG TTGAAGAAGCATTAGCTCATCCTTACCTGGAAAGACTGCATGACGTAGCTGATGAACCAATCTGTACTGTTCCATTCTCTTTTGATTTTGAGCAACAATCCTTGGGAGAAGAGCAAATGAAAGATATGATATACAGAGAGGCTATAGCATTCAATCCTGAGTATGCTTGA
- the LOC101306607 gene encoding L-ascorbate peroxidase, cytosolic-like, protein MGKCYPTVSEEYKKAIDKAKRKLRGLIAEKNCAPLMLRLAWHSAGTYDVKTKTGGPFGTMKQPAELAHGANNGLDIAVRLLEPIKEQFPILSYADFYQLAGVVAVEVTGGPDVPFHPGREDKPEPPPEGRLPDAGKGSDHLREVFGKTMGLSDQDIVALSGGHTLGRAHKERSGFEGPWTPNPLIFDNSYFTVLLSGEKEGLLQLPTDKALLSDPVFRPLVEKYAADEDAFFADYALAHQRLSELGFAEA, encoded by the exons ATGGGGAAGTGCTACCCGACCGTGAGCGAGGAGTACAAGAAGGCCATCGACAAGGCCAAGAGGAAGCTCAGAGGCCTCATCGCCGAGAAGAACTGCGCTCCTCTCATGCTCCGTCTCGC ATGGCACTCTGCTGGAACCTATGATGTGAAAACCAAGACCGGAGGCCCATTCGGAACCATGAAGCAGCCGGCTGAGCTCGCTCACGGCGCTAACAATGGTCTTGACATTGCTGTCAGGCTCTTGGAGCCGATCAAGGAGCAGTTCCCTATTCTCTCTTATGCTGACTTCTACCAG TTGGCTGGAGTTGTTGCTGTTGAGGTCACCGGTGGACCTGATGTTCCATTCCACCCAGGAAGAGAG GACAAGCCCGAACCACCACCAGAAGGCCGTCTTCCTGATGCTGGAAAGG GTTCTGACCACTTGAGGGAAGTGTTTGGCAAAACCATGGGTCTCAGCGACCAGGACATTGTTGCTCTCTCTGGTGGTCACACCTTG GGAAGGGCACACAAGGAACGGTCTGGATTCGAGGGACCCTGGACTCCCAACCCCCTTATCTTTGACAACTCATATTTCAC TGTGCTGTTGAGTGGAGAGAAGGAAGGCCTTCTACAGCTTCCAACTGACAAGGCTCTTCTGTCAGACCCTGTCTTCCGCCCTCTTGTTGAGAAATACGCTGCG GATGAAGATGCTTTCTTTGCTGATTATGCTCTAGCTCATCAGAGGCTCTCTGAGCTTGG TTTTGCTGAAGCTTAA
- the LOC101293967 gene encoding nitrate excretion transporter 1-like has translation MASSLSPLSSDSGSRRGGWITFPFITGALAGLTVASGGWGSNLIVYLIQEFNVKSIAAAQVSNVVSGSINFFPVIGAIIADSLLGSFPVISVSSFISLLGICLLALTATLGSLRPPPCVIGSDVCQPTTKLQLAILYTSITLASIGSGGTRFTLATIGANQFDKPKNQSTFFNWFFFTNYIASVVSGTVIVYVEDNVGWKWGFGICVIGNLIGLAIFLSGSRFYRFDKPQGSPFIGLARVIVASTRKRNLHISSDESKDFYYGHGGVTDVVAATPSKSFRFLNRAAQKMEGDTKPDGSILKPWRLCTVQQVEDFKTLVRILPLWSSSIFLGTPIAVQVSLTILQALTMDRHLGPHFKIPAGSIIVVELVACAFFIAILDRFLCPLWQKLFGQFPTPLQRLGLGHVLNVLGMAVSALVESKRLKITEDHHLQDKPGAITPMLALWLFPQLVLVGVGEAFHFPGQVALYYQEFPVSLRNTSTAMISLIIGMSFYLSTGIIDFVRRVTSWLPDNINKGKLDNVYWMLVVVGVVNFGYYLVCANLYKYQNASDADSSDEVKMSDIAS, from the exons ATGGCTAGCTCCCTCTCTCCTCTGTCATCAGATTCCGGTAGCAGGCGCGGTGGTTGGATCACTTTCCCCTTCATCACCG GGGCGTTGGCGGGATTGACAGTCGCATCCGGAGGATGGGGTTCCAATCTGATTGTGTACCTGATTCAAGAATTCAATGTAAAGAGCATTGCTGCAGCCCAGGTTTCAAACGTGGTCAGTGGCTCCATCAACTTTTTTCCAGTCATTGGAGCCATCATAGCTGACTCTTTATTAGGCTCTTTCCCAGTCATCTCAGTTTCCTCATTCATTTCTTTGCTG GGGATATGTCTTCTAGCATTAACAGCAACACTTGGTTCATTAAGGCCTCCACCTTGCGTTATCGGATCAGATGTATGCCAACCCACCACCAAACTTCAACTTGCAATCTTGTACACAAGTATAACTCTGGCATCGATTGGTTCGGGCGGCACACGCTTTACATTGGCAACAATTGGAGCTAATCAGTTTGATAAGCCTAAGAACCAATCAACTTTCTTCAATTGGTTCTTCTTCACCAATTATATTGCTTCAGTAGTAAGTGGTACAGTCATTGTGTACGTTGAGGACAATGTGGGATGGAAATGGGGTTTCGGCATATGTGTCATTGGTAACCTAATTGGCTTGGCCATTTTCTTGTCCGGGAGCCGTTTCTACCGTTTTGATAAGCCGCAAGGCAGTCCATTCATTGGTTTAGCTCGTGTAATAGTTGCTTCTACTCGGAAACGGAATCTCCATATCTCATCTGATGAAAGCAAAGATTTTTACTATGGGCATGGTGGAGTGACAGATGTAGTGGCTGCAACACCGAGCAAGAGCTTCAG GTTCCTTAACCGGGCAGCGCAGAAAATGGAAGGAGACACAAAACCTGACGGTTCAATTCTGAAACCATGGAGACTATGCACAGTTCAACAAGTAGAAGACTTCAAGACCCTTGTGAGAATATTGCCATTGTGGTCGAGTAGCATATTCTTAGGTACCCCAATAGCAGTACAAGTCAGTTTGACTATACTCCAGGCTCTCACCATGGACCGTCACCTCGGTCCTCATTTCAAAATACCAGCTGGGTCTATTATAGTTGTTGAACTAGTCGCCTGCGCCTTTTTTATCGCAATCCTGGATAGGTTCTTATGTCCCTTGTGGCAGAAGTTGTTTGGTCAGTTTCCAACTCCCCTCCAACGCTTAGGGTTAGGCCATGTACTAAATGTGCTCGGCATGGCTGTTTCAGCACTGGTCGAGTCCAAAAGGCTTAAGATCACCGAAGACCACCACCTCCAAGACAAGCCTGGTGCCATCACCCCAATGCTGGCCTTGTGGCTCTTCCCACAGTTGGTTTTGGTAGGCGTTGGAGAAGCATTTCATTTTCCAGGACAAGTTGCATTGTATTACCAAGAATTTCCTGTTTCGCTGCGAAACACATCGACGGCGATGATTTCGTTGATCATTGGGATGTCGTTTTATCTAAGCACGGGTATAATCGATTTTGTTCGGAGGGTTACAAGTTGGCTACCTGACAATATAAACAAGGGGAAGCTGGACAATGTGTATTGGATGTTAGTTGTGGTTGGGGTGGTGAACTTTGGTTATTATTTAGTGTGCGCAAACTTGTACAAGTATCAAAATGCAAGTGATGCGGACAGCTCTGATGAAGTGAAGATGAGTGACATTGCTAGTTGA